AATTTAGATTCCATTGGGAACCTTCATGTATATGTTCGAATCAAGTGATCCACATAGATATgcggtcactacatccatcaactgTACAAAAAGATGATTTTCAACTGCTAATGAGATAAGATATCAGAATGTGATCCCACTTATGACTGGAGAATATGTTTTATTGAAATCAATGTTGGGTCACTgcatgaacccttgtgctactagccttgctttgtatctcaccataTCGTTGTTCTCATTTTGTTTCCGGACGAAAACCCATTTGAATACCACAGGGAAGACATTTGGAGATATAGGTATTACTTTTATGAATATCTCTCTTTTTGTGAGCGAGGCTATCTCTGTTTGAAATTTATCCTTCCATTGAGTCCAGTCTGAGTGTTGTTTacactctgccatggtcttggGATCTGGATTATTTTGAAGGTTGTTTGTAATTATAGTGGAGAAATATGTGTCGATAATTATAGTATTTCGGTCATATGATTCTCCAGAATCTAGATAGTTTGTGGAAATCTCTTGTATCCTTGGTGATTGTTCGTGGTTTTCCAATACAATTGAGTCAGGGTATTCCGATGTCCAACAATCATTAATTGAGTGCACTATTGATCTGGGCTGTAGATGTTGCCCATCCACTGGGTGTATACTATCCATCGGGTGTCTGTCAACTTAAGGCTAACTTGCACTTACTACTTTAGAGGGTTTCTTCCTCCGTTCCCTTTGACGCTTACAAGAAGTTGTATCCTCTTTTATGGTCATACTTCTTCCCCTTTTATTTTGAACATGAGGTTAAGTGGTTTTtattggtacctccactctttcggCCATATTTTTGGCAGGATTATAGGATTTTGTGACATCTTGGTAGTTAGTAAATGCATCTGGTAGGTTATTTACAATATGTTACAAATTGATGATTTTCTAAACTTAGAGTTAagattcttgagtacgtggatctgAGGCGAAAATGCCTTGggcattccaattgattttctggcattctttctggtacttgaaatctcctCTTAATACCAAGAAATGGTCCTCATTGAATATACAGTCAGCATATCGGGTCATAAATAGGTCCCTTTTGAGGGGCTCGAGGTATTTAATAATCGACGGAGATTGATACCCCACGTAGATCCCTAATTTCCTGTGTGGGTCCACGGCCCCACTGGTATACCTGTGCCCATCGTGTCCTCTCTGTTGTGAGTGATTTGGATTGTAATATAATAGTAGATAGaatatagattttaaaaaaattattggttGATGCTGAATTTATACTTCAGTATAAAGGTGCTCAGGAGGCATCTCTCGAACGGACATCTACCAGCAATAAGCGAGTAAACCGCTATAACGGCATCTGAACATATGACTTCTAATACTCCtccttgatatatatatatatatatatatatatatatatatatatatatatatatatattcgtgaGAACTCCTCAAAAATTCAGTGGAAAAATATGATGGGAGTAATAGTGATATACTGTTAAAACTCTTTTATAACCTAGTAGGAGAATAAAGAGAAAATGATAcaacatatattaattattgTCTCTTTATTAACTcatagggtttagggtttaggatggCGGTGAGGATGGCGGCGTTGTCTGTGTCGACCGTGGTTCGAGTCGGAGGCAGGTGGCTCGGGCCGGTGCGATACCTATCAACCGGAGGGTGACGAGGCGAACACGGACCTCAGTGACCGTGTCCATGTGAGTAGCGGCCACAGTGATCGCGATCCAAATGAGCACGGTGGCCACCGCCGTGATTGAAGTGAGGACCACGACGACGACGCGTGAAGTGACGATGATGTTCCAGATGCAGGATACGAAGAAGAGCAGTGGCAATCAAAGATAAGTTCATTCTTGCCATCCTCACCTCTATGGTCAATGGAGGCCTTCGTGCCTCCTTTTCACTGTGATTGCTCAGTGGAGAGCTTTCGTGCTGATAATATAGTATGAGTTAATTTGGATTGCAAAATATAATAGTAGATATAACATAGATTTAAACTCTCTTTTCTTATTAATTGATGCCaaatttatatataatataaaggTAGATGGTTCAAGAGATATCACTTCCAATCTAGAGCATTTAAACATATGACTTCTAACACTCCCAACTCACACAACCGCCTCCTCCCCCACAACCCGACGCGGCTCGGCGCGCACCCGACCCGGCCCTCCCCCTCCTCATGGACGCCGCGAGCCGCACCTGGCCGCCACCgaccccctcgccgccgcccttcTCCTCCCGGCCCCTCGCGTCGCCGTCCCCgtaccgccgccgccgacgccactCCAAGAAGGCCAAGCCTCCGCCGCCGTCGACGCCGCCGCCTACGCCGACGCCGCAGAGCGCGGACTTCTCCGCCCTCCCGCCGGAGCTCGTCCACagggcgctggcggcggcgtgCGCCTCCGACGTCGCGGCCGCCAGCGGCGCGTGTCGGGCGTGGCGGGACGCGCTGCGGCCGCTgcgcgaggcggcggcgctgcacGCGTACGGCCGCCGCGTCAAGCACGGCCCCGTGATGGGAGCCGCCCCTGCCCGTGGGGGCGGGGTCAGCGGGCGGCACGAGGCGGAGAGGCAGCGCGCGCTGGGGCTGTTCAGGCGGGCGGCAAGGCTGGGCTCCGCGGCGGCGATGGTTGACGCCGGGCTGATGTGCTGGGAGGaggggcggcgggaggaggcagTGGAATACTACCGGAGCGCTTCGGAGCTGGGGCACCCCGTCGGGATGTGCAATCTTGGGGTCTCCTACCTCGAAGGTATCGTGGATTTGGCTCAGAGGGTTAGCTTTCCGGGAGACATGTTCGAGGTGGTTGTAGAAAGATTCGAATCTTAGGAGAACGGATGTGACTGTTTTCAATTATCTTATGTTCGATGCGCGTTATTAGTTTTGTTCGCAGCGCAATTAGAATCATCGATATTTGTGAGAAGCTGTGACCTTTGTCTCTTGCGATTCGTCTAGTAAACTTTAGGCTGTTTAGGTCCAACTCTAAACTCGACATAGCAAAGGATCAACTAATAGTTGAACAGCCTAATCAAGCGTGTTATTCATTTGTTTGCAACCAATCGTCTTGTTCTGTCTCAAGACATTACAACTGATATTGCTGTCAATCTTTCTGCAGATGATCCACCAAAGACTGAGGAAGCCATTAGATGGTTTTTTCCATCTGCATCCGCGGGTAATGCTCGTGCTCAGTACAACCTAGGCCTTTGCTTGCAGAATGGGAAAGGGATCAAGCGTAATCAGAAGGAAGCTGTAAGATGCCTCTGTTATGTCACACACCTGTCGTTCGCAAGTTTTCCCCTATATGAGAAATATTTTGGTTCTTTAGATGCATTCAATTGTTGAACCACCTAGGCAACTCGTTGTTACAATATCCTGCTTATACAATATATGCATGTATCATGTCTCTTCCTAACTAGATATAGGAATATACAACCTCTGTAATTCAGTTGTTGAACAATTGTTTACCTTGCAATCTGATGTTGCTGGGATTACCAGACTCTGTTGAAGTTCTTTGACTCAACTAAGAGAAAGTAGTATTTTATCTTGGTTGGGTTTCCTCGACCAAGGTAATCAGGATTATATCACCAAGATCAATCGTAATTCTCTAACCAGCAGATACCAGATTACGAGCAGACTCCTCCCATCTTTGTTGTAGTGCTTGAGGTCTACGATGTACTTGTTTGTCTTTATGTTGTAAATCTGAAAGAAACCTATCAAAGCAGGCAAAATGGTACTTGCGAGCTGCAGAGGGAGGGAATATACGAGCCATGTATAACATTTCCTTGTGTTACAACTTTGGTGAAGGGCTTGCACATGATCCAGTGCATGCAAAGAGGTGGCTGCAACTAGCTGCTGATTGTGGTCACAAGAAAGCTCTTTACGAGTGTGGTATTAAACTTTGTGCGGTATgtcattccttttctttctgaTCAGAGTGCCTGACTTGCTTTTCTGGATTCGTTTGCTTCAAAATTTTAACATGATAGTGACTTTCGTAATAGAACTGTTCTTTTCTGGAGAATTATTGTGTTCCGTCTTTTTTGACGTACTGCATCGCTTCCCATTATTCGTTTGAGTCCGTAAATAGTGCCCACATAAGGTTAGGACGTAATGTTTGATTTATTGGTGTTGGAAATCCTCCTGGGAGTTCCTGCACAATTGAATTACCTAGTTAGGAGATATGAAGCACTGCACCAGTTGACATTGACTTGCTATGTCGTCATTTTAAAAGAATACTTTACATAGGTAAAACTAAAAGTAGCACTGCAGCTGTATCTGATTCCTTCGTAAAGATGGTTAGATTAAGGATGGATGTACAGTTAATGAAGGCAGGTGAATGTCTTAAAGCACAAAGAGGGTAAACTACAGCCCAAATGGGCATCAAAAGCTGATAGTAAATTTTACGGTATGCCATTAAATAGACGCACCCTTATATTGAAGCAGTAAAATAAACTCACACCAGATTCCATCACCGATTGCTTTCTCAATGTTATGGGATCCATGCATTTACCTGTAATTCAGTGGCACCCTTTTTTACAATGATGTCTCTCTTTTATACAGGCAGGAGACAAGGTCAAGTCTCTCACGTATCTAGAGTTGGCAACACGGCGTGGAGAAACCGCTGCTGCTCATATGAGAGATGTAATACTCGAATCGCTCTCTGTTGTGAATGCACAGCGTGCCCTGTCAGATGCTGATAAGTGGAAACCTAGGGCACTCCATCCCAGAAGGTGAGAAATGTCAACCACCTCACTGAGACGGCCACAGAAGGACGAAGTGATGACGCATGCATCAGCTGGCTGCAGCTTCTCTGTACAAAGTCATCCATTGCAGATAACAGTGGGGGGAGTTGCTGATTTCATCTGTTTGTAGTTGAGGTCTGGAGATTGGACATTTGTGGCTTTGTAATAACAGAAATGTTTGGATATAGACATATAGTGGCCAATTGTGTGAATGTTATAGTGCCATTGCAATCAAAAGTATGATATGCTCCGATAGAGACCGTTCTGATGATTAATGGAATGTCTGAAGATGAGGGCTCCTAAACTCGAAACTAGGATGTATGATGTCAACATGACAAAACAAGGATCAATTCTGATGTGTTCTGTGACACTCGGGATGTTGTTGTTCTGATTTAACTTACTACACCTGTTCCAGCTTCAAACTTACATTGGCTGTTGGTTGTTGCTTATAGAGGATGCTTTTGCGTTCATAATATTGTACTTACTAACCATCGATGCTTTGTGATACTGCTTTACTTGTTGTTAGCTCTGCATTATTTGTTTGTATCCTATCTGCATGCAATGGACGGACATAAGCTGCTGCACTGGAGTGTTCACGATGATCCAGACTGGAGCTCGGTGGTGTCGCGATGAGGCAATTATATTTGGTGTTTGTGGCCGATATGTTTCTTTCGTTGTTCCCTTTACCTCCCTGTGAAAatgttcaaaaaaaaagaaggggacgCATCAGCTGATCACGCTGCTGAAGTAAAAGCAAAACCCCAATCAGCTGATCAAGCAGCATATTTGGTGATGAAGAGCCTACTTcactataagcaacatccgagCTCGAGCGTGCAGCAAGGCATCATCTGATAAAATTGTCTTTTCGAATAATCACGGTGCGGAACAATTGACAAGAATATACCGTCGCTCCTCCCGAAAGAAATTAAAGCACGCGAAGATGTTGGTGCAACATGATTTTGTTGATGCAGGCGGCCAGGGGCTATGCAAGCCCAAACTTTATTGTAATAGTTCACAGCTCGCTAATCAACAAGCATAGTAAACGAACAATATTACAGAACGCCAAACAAACCACAATAAAACGGAGTCCGATTTTGCTTTTTATTGGAATACGATAGTAGACGGAGCAGCAGCACGTCCCCGTTGTTCGT
This genomic window from Phragmites australis chromosome 7, lpPhrAust1.1, whole genome shotgun sequence contains:
- the LOC133924417 gene encoding F-box protein At1g70590 isoform X1, giving the protein MDAASRTWPPPTPSPPPFSSRPLASPSPYRRRRRHSKKAKPPPPSTPPPTPTPQSADFSALPPELVHRALAAACASDVAAASGACRAWRDALRPLREAAALHAYGRRVKHGPVMGAAPARGGGVSGRHEAERQRALGLFRRAARLGSAAAMVDAGLMCWEEGRREEAVEYYRSASELGHPVGMCNLGVSYLEDDPPKTEEAIRWFFPSASAGNARAQYNLGLCLQNGKGIKRNQKEAQAKWYLRAAEGGNIRAMYNISLCYNFGEGLAHDPVHAKRWLQLAADCGHKKALYECGIKLCAAGDKVKSLTYLELATRRGETAAAHMRDVILESLSVVNAQRALSDADKWKPRALHPRR
- the LOC133924417 gene encoding F-box protein At1g70590 isoform X2, translated to MDAASRTWPPPTPSPPPFSSRPLASPSPYRRRRRHSKKAKPPPPSTPPPTPTPQSADFSALPPELVHRALAAACASDVAAASGACRAWRDALRPLREAAALHAYGRRVKHGPVMGAAPARGGGVSGRHEAERQRALGLFRRAARLGSAAAMVDAGLMCWEEGRREEAVEYYRSASELGHPVGMCNLGVSYLEDDPPKTEEAIRWFFPSASAGNARAQYNLGLCLQNGKGIKRNQKEAAKWYLRAAEGGNIRAMYNISLCYNFGEGLAHDPVHAKRWLQLAADCGHKKALYECGIKLCAAGDKVKSLTYLELATRRGETAAAHMRDVILESLSVVNAQRALSDADKWKPRALHPRR